One window of the Corticium candelabrum chromosome 7, ooCorCand1.1, whole genome shotgun sequence genome contains the following:
- the LOC134181951 gene encoding COP9 signalosome complex subunit 4-like has translation MVYSTVSTGKSTLDTHYYFQIYVTTTVEMAEPVRKKLAAVADKGGAHKDMVEKYRGVLENILKTGSGLGDGLKAFAEAMVQENVNLVVSRPILHDFCTGLSSLPDAVAKDVSHFTLERLQPRAISFEEQVATLRQHLADIYEKEQEWREAAQVLSGIPLETGQKQYSVNYKMETYLKIARLYLEDEDPVQAEAYINRASLLQNDTTNEQLHIMYKACYARVLDYRRKFIEAAQRYMELSYKSAVHPDECMQALQNALHCTILASAGQRRSRMLASLFKDERCQQFPAHGILEKMYLDRIIRGPQLQEFAAMLQPHQKAVTADGTSILDRAVIEHNILSASKLYNNITFEELGRLLDVSPAKAEKVVSQMITEGRMNGTIDQIDGIIHFEAREPLPAWDRQIESLCYQANGILDKISQLAPEWTTSALDSHMVS, from the exons GGCCGACAAAGGTGGCGCTCACAAAGACATGGTCGAGAAGTATCGTGGAGTGTtggaaaacattttgaaaactgGATCAGGACTAGGCGACGGTTTGAAAGCGTTCGCAGAGGCGATGGTGCAAGAGAATGTCAATTTGGTTGTGTCTCGTCCCATCCTGCATGACTTCTGCACTGGCCTCAGCTCGCTACCAGATGCCGTAGCCAAAGACGTGTCTCACTTTACTCTGGAACGACTGCAACCTCGAGCTATTTCATTTGAAGAGCAG GTTGCAACTCTGAGACAGCATTTGGCTGACATATACGAGAAAGAACAAGAATGGCGTGAAGCGGCTCAAGTGCTCTCGGGTATTCCCTTAGAAACGGGTCAAAAACAATACTCAGTGAACTACAAGATGGAAACATATTTGAAGATCGCGCGTTTGTACTTGGAAGACGAAGATCCAGTTCAGGCTGAAGCATACATCAACAGAGCATCTCTCTTGCAGAACGACACAACCAACGAACAGCTTCATATAATGTACAAGGCGTGTTATGCACGAGTTTTAGATTACAGGAGGAAGTTTATTGAAGCTGCTCAGCGTTACATGGAACTGTCGTATAAGAGTGCGGTTCATCCGGACGAGTGCATGCAGGCTCTGCAGAATGCTCTACACTGTACTATCCTTGCATCAGCGG GTCAGAGACGATCTCGAATGTTGGCATCTTTGTTCAAGGACGAGCGTTGTCAACAGTTTCCAGCACACGGTATTCTAGAAAAAATGTATCTCGATCGCATCATTCGAGGTCCCCAGCTGCAAGAGTTTGCAGCAATGCTGCAACCACATCAGAAAGCGGTGACGGCTGACGGTACGAGTATTCTTGACCGAGCGGTCATCGAACACAACATTCTGTCTGCCAGCAAACTGTACAACAACATAACGTTTGAGGAGCTAGGACGGTTGCTCGACGTCTCACCAGCGAAA GCTGAGAAGGTTGTGTCTCAGATGATCACGGAAGGCCGGATGAACGGCACTATCGATCAGATCGACGGTATCATTCATTTCGAAGCTCGAGAGCCACTACCGGCGTGGGACCGACAGATCGAGAGTCTCTGTTACCAGGCAAATGGAATTCTCGACAAGATCAGTCAACTAGCACCCGAGTGGACGACGAGTGCGTTAGACTCACACATGGTTAGCTAG
- the LOC134182335 gene encoding uncharacterized protein LOC134182335 yields the protein MVDQEPQASNGRAQIADAPRGPLLGKPSRYVPGGDWPSYTEQMDFFFVANGVSNAQHKKAILLTNVPTETFQLIKDLLAPTPPSDGGVTYEQIVQVVKDHVKPEQSPLVSRYEFDTRVRKSTESVSDFVKVLRHLAAKCKFHDDQRNERLRDRFIADVD from the exons atggtcGATCAAGAACCACAAGCTAGCAACGGCAGAGCACAGATAGCAGACGCACCCCGTGGACCACTGCTAGGGAAGCCGAGTCGCTACGTTCCGGGAGGAGATTGGCCAAGCTATACGGAACAGATGGATTTCTTCTTCGTGGCTAATGGTGTGTCAAACGCGCAGCACAAGAAAGCAATCTTGCTGACGAATGTTCCCACAGAAACATTCCAATTGATCAAGGACCTGTTGGCGCCAACACCACCTAGCGACGGCGGCGTCACATATGAACAGATCGTACAGGTGGTAAAGGACCACGTCAAGCCCGAACAATCTCCTCTCGTGAGTCGTTATGAATTTGACACTAGGGTGCGTAAATCTACGGAGTCGGTGAGTGATTTTGTCAAAGTCCTCAGGCACCTAGCAGCAAAGTGCAAATTCCACGATGACCAAAGAAATGAGCGTCTCAGAGACAGATTCATAGCGG ACGTTGACTGA
- the LOC134182592 gene encoding uncharacterized protein K02A2.6-like yields MEQASRDVETLRGEAGLQPRPHEGTVGMAEVHQMTTGSTTCYRCGGAHEARECRFRTATCFRCQKQGHVQRMCRTKPGPRKEVQSDKGPIRKENKKKPAMKCLEAWEKEEHSESDSDLYNLFSLGRNHAMEVQVQIERKPIVMELDTGAAVSVISHEEYKRKLRQQVSIKETDLLLHTYTGETVKPMGVCTVNVEHNHQKQQLPLYVLPGKGPALLGREWLKAIRLQWSLLHLNATQELEDLLARHPNVFGLGLGRMKGIKARIALRSDSTPRFWKARPVAFARKKAVEQELDRLESEDVIERVQHSEWAAPIVTPVKKGGNVRICGDFKVTVNPQLEIDTYPLPRIEEIYAGLGGGKHFTVIDLKQAYLQMELQEDSQLAMTINTHRGLYRFKRLPFGVASAPAIWQRAMEQVLMGIPGTRCYLDDIIITGHTLEDHLTNLEMVLHRLEEYGLKANKEKCKFLSDSVEYCGHIISAKGLHTSEKKTRAITQMPVPSSIQQLRSFLGMIQYYARFLPNLSTELAPLHDLLKKDAPWEWGEDQGKSFTKVKQMLLQDRILTHFDPGLPVTLACDSSSYGLGAVLSHMFPDGSERPIAYASRSLSGAEKQYAQIEKEALALYWGVKKFRLYLEGHRFTLITDHQPLKFILSPDKAIPVTAAARLQRWSLFLGAFTYDIQYRPTGQHANCDGLSRLPVDDEIPDRTDDTAIFYNSIVDTLPVTAKDIERASRQDRLISQVMEMVQQGGQSLDTEKELIPFNRRRNELITHQGVLMWGSRVVVPTKLRARVLETLHEGHPGMVKMKGLARSFVWWPGIDGDIEREVRHCVGCQENARTPGRGPLHRWEYPAKPWQRLHVDFAGPLDGQMYLLVIDAYSKWPEIFSMRSTVAEETVATLRTLFARLGLPDQVISDNGPQFTSECFRMFMCKNGIRHVTGAPYHPATNGQAERLVQSFKRAMKAEKRERTAQHKLDRFLLSYRNSPQATTGQSPAQLLLGRNIKSRLDLVKPSVEREVNSKLIQNEYRPPKGFAKGQAIWFRNYHLGPKWLVGTVEEQTGPVSYRVATPTRTHRLHADQMRSGPHPEGVPSKDTGSKTEEVALSQPLPGREPVTGQEGETQTQQEMDSRQEAPNECQIPEPPTPVPEGGNATCTRSGRRVLPPARLAEYVTDYAK; encoded by the coding sequence ATGGAGCAAGCCAGTAGGGATGTGGAGACGCTCAGAGGAGAGGCAGGACTCCAACCACGACCACACGAAGGCACGGTCGGGATGGCTGAGGTTCATCAAATGACAACGGGATCAACCACATGTTATCGATGCGGAGGAGCACATGAAGCCAGAGAGTGTCGATTTAGAACAGCTACATGTTTTCGTTGTCAAAAACAAGGACATGTACAAAGGATGTGCAGGACCAAACCAGGTCCAAGAAAAGAAGTCCAATCTGACAAGGGACCAATTCGGAAGGAAAATAAGAAGAAACCAGCGATGAAATGCCTGGAAGCATGGGAGAAGGAGGAACATAGTGAGAGTGACAGTGacttgtacaacttgttcAGTCTTGGAAGAAACCACGCCATGGAGGTACAGGTGCAAATTGAACGGAAACCCATTGTCATGGAATTAGACACTGGGGCGGCCGTATCAGTCATAAGTCATGAGGAATACAAGAGGAAACTAAGACAGCAGGTCTCCATCAAAGAGACAGATCTGTTGCTGCACACGTATACTGGAGAGACCGTCAAACCAATGGGAGTGTGCACAGTGAACGTAGAACATAATCACCAGAAACAACAGTTGCCCTTGTATGTACTACCCGGAAAAGGGCCAGCTCTTTTGGGACGAGAATGGCTGAAAGCCATCCGACTGCAATGGTCACTCCTCCATCTGAACGCAACTCAAGAACTAGAAGACCTGCTAGCACGACACCCCAATGTGTTTGGATTGGGGTTGGGGCGCATGAAAGGCATCAAGGCCCGAATAGCGTTGCGGAGTGACAGCACACCACGTTTTTGGAAGGCAAGACCGGTGGCTTTCGCGAGGAAGAAAGCCGTGGAGCAAGAACTAGATAGGCTGGAGTCTGAGGACGTGATAGAACGGGTACAGCACAGCGAGTGGGCGGCGCCAATAGTTACTCCTGTCAAGAAAGGAGGCAACGTTCGGATTTGCGGCGATTTTAAAGTGACCGTTAACCCACAGCTAGAGATAGACACCTACCCACTCCCTCGAATTGAGGAGATTTATGCAGGCTTGGGAGGAGGGAAACACTTCACAGTCATCGACCTGAAGCAAGCCTACTTGCAAATGGAGCTGCAAGAAGACTCCCAGTTGGCAATGACCATCAACACCCATAGGGGCCTGTATCGGTTCAAGCGCCTACCGTTCGGAGTAGCTTCAGCCCCAGCAATATGGCAACGAGCGATGGAACAAGTTCTGATGGGAATACCGGGCACCAGATGCTACCTGGACGATATCATCATCACGGGCCACACCCTAGAAGACCACTTGACCAACTTGGAGATGGTTCTTCATCGGCTGGAGGAGTATGGCTTGAAGGCTAACAAAGAGAAGTGCAAGTTCTTGAGCGATTCCGTAGAATATTGTGGCCACATAATATCGGCGAAAGGTCTACACACATCGGAAAAGAAGACACGAGCCATCACTCAGATGCCAGTACCATCTAGTATTCAACAGCTGAGGTCTTTCCTTGGAATGATCCAATATTACGCCAGATTCTTGCCAAATCTGTCGACGGAGCTTGCACCTTTGCATGACCTGTTGAAAAAGGACGCCCCGTGGGAGTGGGGTGAAGACCAGGGAAAAAGCTTCACCAAGGTCAAACAGATGTTGTTGCAAGATAGGATTCTCACACATTTTGATCCTGGGTTACCAGTAACACTTGCTTGCGACAGTTCATCCTATGGACTAGGCGCAGTCCTTTCACACATGTTTCCGGACGGTAGCGAACGACCCATCGCATATGCTTCCCGTTCTCTAAGCGGGGCGGAGAAACAGTATGCGCAAATAGAGAAGGAGGCGCTTGCACTTTACTGGGGAGTAAAGAAATTCAGACTGTATCTGGAAGGGCACCGGTTTACACTGATCACCGACCATCAACCACTGAAATTTATTTTGAGCCCTGACAAGGCTATTCCAGTCACCGCTGCAGCTCGACTACAACGCTGGAGTTTGTTTCTGGGAGCATTTACATACGACATCCAGTACCGGCCAACAGGGCAACATGCCAACTGTGATGGACTATCACGACTACCTGTGGATGACGAGATTCCAGATCGAACAGATGATACAGCCATTTTTTACAATAGCATTGTGGATACCTTGCCGGTTACAGCAAAAGATATTGAAAGGGCAAGCAGACAAGACCGCCTCATATCTCAGGTCATGGAGATGGTGCAGCAAGGAGGGCAGTCACTGGATACAGAAAAGGAACTGATCCCGTTCAACAGGAGGAGAAACGAATTGATTACACATCAGGGGGTCCTGATGTGGGGATCTCGAGTGGTGGTACCAACCAAGCTTAGAGCAAGGGTGTTGGAAACCTTGCATGAGGGCCATCCCGGGATGGTGAAAATGAAGGGTTTAGCTCGGTCATTCGTGTGGTGGCCGGGCATAGATGGAGACATTGAAAGAGAGGTTCGACACTGTGTAGGATGTCAAGAGAATGCGAGGACACCTGGTAGAGGGCCGCTCCATAGATGGGAGTACCCAGCTAAACCTTGGCAGAGGCTGCACGTAGATTTTGCAGGACCCCTCGACGGACAGATGTATCTTTTGGTCATCGATGCATACAGCAAATGGCCTGAAATTTTTTCCATGAGAAGCACCGTGGCTGAGGAGACAGTGGCAACTTTGCGGACATTGTTTGCTCGGTTGGGCCTACCTGACCAAGTAATATCAGATAACGGTCCACAGTTTACATCAGAGTGTTTCAGAATGTTCATGTGCAAGAATGGTATTCGACATGTCACGGGGGCACCATATCATCCCGCGACGAATGGTCAGGCGGAGCGTTTGGTGCAATCATTCAAGAGAGCCATGAAAGCAGAGAAAAGGGAGAgaacagcacaacacaaactggATAGGTTTTTGCTTTCATATCGGAACTCCCCTCAGGCCACTACGGGACAGAGTCCGGCTCAGCTTTTGTTGGGTAGAAACATCAAGTCAAGACTGGACTTGGTTAAACCAAGTGTGGAACGGGAAGtcaacagcaaactgatacAAAACGAATATCGTCCGCCAAAGGGTTTTGCCAAAGGACAAGCGATCTGGTTTAGAAATTACCATCTGGGCCCCAAGTGGCTTGTCGGAACCGTCGAGGAGCAAACTGGACCGGTGTCCTACAGAGTGGCAACGCCTACCAGAACACACAGGTTACACGCGGACCAAATGAGATCAGGGCCACATCCTGAGGGAGTCCCTAGCAAGGATACAGGTTCAAAGACAGAAGAGGTAGCGTTGTCTCAGCCATTACCAGGGCGAGAGCCAGTAACTGGGCAAGAGGgggaaacacagacacaacaagaAATGGACAGCAGACAGGAAGCTCCTAACGAATGTCAGATACCAGAGCCACCCACACCAGTACCAGAAGGAGGAAATGCCACATGTACCAGGTCAGGGCGGAGAGTACTACCACCCGCTCGCTTGGCAGAATATGTTACGGACTATGCAAAGTGA